The following coding sequences lie in one Microvirga sp. 17 mud 1-3 genomic window:
- a CDS encoding DUF3303 domain-containing protein: MRIAPAWSERLDYVDSWVAADFSRCLQVMRCDGVALLQRRVAQWCDLAEFEIVPIAPGGRSAVALSERL; the protein is encoded by the coding sequence TTGCGGATCGCGCCGGCTTGGTCCGAAAGGCTGGACTATGTCGACAGCTGGGTCGCGGCCGATTTTAGCCGTTGCCTTCAGGTGATGCGCTGCGATGGTGTCGCCCTGCTGCAGCGACGGGTTGCACAATGGTGCGATCTCGCGGAGTTTGAGATCGTCCCCATCGCTCCTGGCGGACGATCCGCCGTGGCCCTATCCGAACGTCTTTGA
- the truB gene encoding tRNA pseudouridine(55) synthase TruB: MTEERPQRRPQGERPKKRDVNGWIILDKGVGMTSTHAVAVVKRNLLAKKAGHAGTLDPLASGILPIALGEATKTVPFVMDGRKSYVFTVAWGAETNTDDAEGDIVGRTELLPDPAAIEALLPRFTGAIEQVPPRFSAIKIQGERAYDLAREGEVVELQPRTVEIDRLSLVHHEGNRSVIEADCGKGTYVRAIARDLGRALGCLGHIAALRRTRVGPFTEGDAVTVDDLATDPAALRPVEAALSEIPAVPVSRDMAGRLMRGQSIILRGREAPVSGKVYATCSGVLVAVGDVERGELVPHRVFNLGA; encoded by the coding sequence ATGACCGAAGAACGACCGCAGCGGCGCCCGCAGGGAGAGCGCCCGAAGAAGCGCGACGTGAATGGATGGATCATCCTCGACAAGGGCGTCGGCATGACCTCGACCCATGCGGTCGCGGTGGTCAAGCGCAACCTTCTGGCCAAGAAGGCCGGCCACGCCGGCACCCTCGATCCGCTCGCCTCCGGCATCCTGCCCATCGCTCTGGGCGAGGCGACCAAGACCGTTCCGTTCGTCATGGACGGGCGCAAGTCCTATGTCTTCACGGTTGCCTGGGGCGCCGAGACCAATACGGACGATGCCGAGGGCGACATCGTCGGGCGCACCGAGCTTCTACCGGATCCGGCCGCCATCGAGGCCCTTCTGCCCCGTTTCACGGGCGCGATCGAACAGGTGCCGCCGCGCTTTTCGGCCATCAAGATCCAAGGCGAGCGCGCCTATGACCTCGCCCGTGAAGGCGAGGTGGTGGAGCTGCAGCCCCGCACGGTAGAGATCGACCGTCTCAGCCTGGTCCATCACGAGGGCAACCGCTCGGTGATCGAGGCCGATTGCGGCAAGGGGACCTATGTGCGGGCCATTGCCCGCGACCTCGGCCGGGCGCTTGGCTGCCTCGGCCATATCGCGGCGCTCCGGCGCACCCGGGTCGGCCCCTTCACGGAGGGCGACGCGGTCACGGTGGACGATCTCGCCACCGACCCGGCCGCCCTGCGGCCCGTGGAGGCGGCCTTGAGCGAAATCCCCGCCGTTCCGGTGAGCCGGGACATGGCAGGGCGCCTCATGCGCGGCCAGTCGATTATCCTTCGCGGCCGGGAAGCTCCGGTCTCCGGCAAGGTCTATGCCACTTGCAGTGGCGTCCTCGTGGCCGTGGGCGACGTGGAGCGCGGCGAGCTGGTGCCGCACCGGGTGTTCAACCTGGGAGCTTAA
- a CDS encoding ferritin-like domain-containing protein: MATTTADLVSSETARGIFVTGLQNAHALEKEAIQLMNRQLERFENYPEMSEILRRHVQETEQQIRRLDEMLHTFGEDRSLLKDVATQFMANMAAAGHMPMADEVLKNTFANHAFENFEIATYMSLIAMAQATGYDRFVPALEETLREEQKTAELIRNQVEPITRKYLMREAQGLKADR; this comes from the coding sequence ATGGCGACCACCACGGCTGACCTCGTTTCGTCCGAAACGGCCCGAGGCATCTTCGTGACAGGCCTCCAGAATGCCCATGCGTTGGAGAAGGAAGCCATCCAGCTCATGAACCGGCAGCTGGAGCGTTTCGAGAACTACCCGGAGATGTCCGAGATCCTGCGGCGTCACGTGCAGGAGACGGAGCAGCAGATCCGCCGCCTGGACGAGATGCTGCACACTTTCGGCGAGGACCGTTCCCTCCTGAAGGACGTCGCGACGCAATTCATGGCCAATATGGCGGCCGCCGGTCACATGCCCATGGCCGACGAGGTATTGAAGAACACCTTCGCCAATCACGCCTTCGAGAATTTCGAGATCGCCACCTACATGTCCCTGATCGCCATGGCCCAGGCCACCGGCTACGACCGCTTCGTTCCGGCCCTTGAGGAAACCCTGCGCGAGGAGCAGAAGACCGCGGAGTTGATCCGCAACCAGGTCGAGCCGATCACGCGCAAATACCTGATGCGGGAGGCGCAGGGGCTGAAGGCGGATCGCTGA
- a CDS encoding phosphatase PAP2 family protein, which produces MHALLSPAGRLWLRLRLNEIGPLLSLAGCGLFAWLFIVLADEVFEGETHAIDSTILLALRNPDNLADPIGPRWLEETARDITGLGGYTILTLVTVSVTICLLMAGKRGAAILLAVAVIGGTLLSTGLKIGFERPRPELVPHATQVYTASFPSGHAMLSAVTYLTLGALLARVQQRRRIKAFVMGLAVVTTLLVGVSRIYLGVHWPSDVLGGWAVGAAWASLCWFVALQLQRRGQVEKPGETSSPP; this is translated from the coding sequence ATGCATGCTCTCTTGTCCCCTGCCGGGCGCCTCTGGCTTCGCCTGCGCCTCAACGAAATCGGTCCCCTGCTCTCCCTGGCCGGGTGCGGGCTCTTCGCCTGGCTCTTCATCGTCCTGGCCGACGAGGTATTCGAGGGCGAGACCCATGCCATCGACAGCACCATCCTCCTGGCCCTGCGCAACCCGGACAACCTCGCCGACCCGATCGGCCCGCGCTGGCTCGAAGAAACCGCGCGGGACATCACCGGCCTCGGCGGTTACACCATCCTGACCCTCGTGACCGTCTCGGTGACGATCTGCCTGCTCATGGCGGGCAAGCGCGGGGCCGCCATCCTCCTTGCGGTGGCGGTGATCGGCGGGACCCTGCTCTCGACCGGGCTCAAGATCGGCTTCGAGCGGCCGCGGCCGGAGCTCGTGCCCCATGCGACCCAGGTCTATACGGCGAGCTTCCCCAGCGGCCACGCCATGCTCTCGGCCGTCACCTACCTGACCCTCGGCGCGCTCCTGGCCCGCGTGCAGCAGCGGCGGCGCATCAAGGCCTTCGTCATGGGCCTTGCAGTCGTCACGACCCTGCTCGTGGGCGTCAGCCGGATCTATCTCGGCGTGCACTGGCCCAGCGACGTGCTGGGCGGCTGGGCCGTGGGGGCCGCCTGGGCGTCCCTGTGCTGGTTCGTGGCGCTGCAATTGCAGCGGCGCGGCCAGGTCGAGAAACCCGGCGAGACCTCGTCCCCGCCATGA
- the pnp gene encoding polyribonucleotide nucleotidyltransferase, protein MFDVQREELIWAGRKLVLETGKMARQADGAVVATYGETTVLATVVSAKEPKAGIDFFPLTVNYQERTYAAGRIPGGYFKREGRPTEKETLVSRLIDRPIRPLFLDGYRNETQVVVTVLSHDLENDPDIVAMVAASAALTLSGVPFMGPVGAARVGYIGGQYKLNPPLQEMEQSSLDLVVAGTADAVLMVESEAKELAEDVMLGAVMFGHKHFQPVIEAIIRLAEKAAKEPRDYQPADVSDVEKAVLDIAEQDLREAYKITRKQDRYAAVDAVKAKVMEALCPAEGEAKFDAEKVKAVFKEVQAKIVRWNVLDTGHRIDGRDLKTVRPIVAEVGVLPRTHGSAVFTRGETQALVVTTLGTGEDEQYIDELEGTRKETFLLHYNFPPYSVGETGRMGSPGRREIGHGKLAWRAIHPMLPPSHEFPYTIRVVSEITESNGSSSMASVCGGSLALMDAGVPLRRPVAGIAMGLILEGERFAVLSDILGDEDHLGDMDFKVAGTDQGITSLQMDIKIAGITEEIMRVALDQAKDGRTHILSEMNKALTAPRAELGEHAPRIETMQIPVDKIREVIGSGGKVIREIVEKTGAKIDINDDGLIKIASADGKSIKAAYNWIRSIVAEPEINMIYEGTVVKVMEFGAFVNFFGSRDGLVHISELAKNRVGKVTDVVKEGDKVKVKFLGTDERGKVRLSMKVVDQETGEDITEKLKAEKDAERAERDAQKQPAGE, encoded by the coding sequence ATGTTTGACGTTCAACGCGAAGAACTGATCTGGGCCGGGCGCAAGCTCGTGCTCGAAACCGGCAAGATGGCCCGCCAGGCCGACGGTGCCGTCGTGGCCACCTATGGCGAGACCACCGTGCTCGCCACCGTCGTGTCGGCCAAGGAGCCGAAGGCGGGCATCGACTTCTTCCCGCTCACGGTCAACTACCAGGAGCGCACCTACGCGGCGGGCCGCATCCCGGGCGGCTACTTCAAGCGCGAAGGCCGTCCGACCGAGAAGGAGACCCTCGTCTCCCGCCTCATCGACCGCCCGATCCGCCCCCTGTTCCTGGATGGCTACCGTAACGAGACCCAGGTCGTCGTGACCGTGCTCTCGCACGATCTCGAGAACGATCCGGACATCGTCGCCATGGTGGCGGCCTCCGCGGCCCTCACCCTCTCGGGCGTGCCCTTCATGGGCCCCGTGGGCGCCGCCCGCGTCGGCTATATCGGCGGCCAGTACAAGCTGAACCCGCCGCTCCAGGAGATGGAGCAGTCCTCCCTCGACCTCGTGGTCGCCGGCACCGCGGACGCGGTGCTCATGGTCGAATCCGAGGCCAAGGAGCTGGCCGAGGACGTGATGCTCGGCGCCGTGATGTTCGGCCACAAGCACTTCCAGCCGGTGATCGAGGCCATCATCCGCCTGGCCGAGAAGGCCGCCAAGGAACCGCGCGATTACCAGCCGGCCGACGTCTCCGACGTGGAGAAGGCCGTCCTCGACATCGCCGAGCAGGACCTGCGCGAGGCCTACAAGATCACCCGCAAGCAGGACCGCTACGCCGCCGTCGACGCCGTGAAGGCGAAGGTGATGGAGGCACTTTGCCCGGCCGAGGGTGAGGCCAAGTTCGACGCCGAGAAGGTCAAGGCGGTCTTCAAGGAGGTCCAGGCCAAGATCGTGCGCTGGAACGTCCTCGACACCGGCCACCGCATCGACGGCCGCGACCTCAAGACCGTCCGGCCGATCGTGGCCGAGGTGGGCGTTCTGCCCCGCACCCACGGCTCGGCAGTCTTCACCCGCGGCGAGACCCAGGCCCTCGTGGTGACGACGCTCGGCACCGGTGAGGACGAGCAGTACATCGACGAGCTGGAGGGCACCCGCAAGGAGACCTTCCTGCTGCACTACAACTTCCCGCCTTACTCGGTCGGCGAGACGGGCCGCATGGGTTCGCCCGGTCGCCGCGAGATCGGCCACGGCAAGCTCGCCTGGCGCGCCATCCACCCGATGCTGCCGCCGTCGCACGAATTCCCCTACACGATCCGCGTCGTCAGCGAGATCACCGAGTCGAACGGTTCCTCGTCGATGGCGTCCGTCTGCGGCGGCTCGCTGGCGCTCATGGATGCGGGCGTGCCCCTGCGCCGTCCGGTGGCGGGCATCGCCATGGGCCTCATCCTCGAGGGTGAGCGCTTTGCGGTGCTCTCCGACATCCTCGGCGACGAGGACCATCTCGGCGACATGGACTTCAAGGTGGCCGGCACGGACCAGGGCATCACGTCCCTCCAGATGGACATCAAGATCGCCGGCATCACCGAGGAGATCATGCGGGTCGCGCTCGACCAGGCCAAGGACGGCCGCACCCACATCCTCTCCGAGATGAACAAGGCGCTGACCGCTCCGCGCGCCGAGCTCGGCGAGCATGCCCCGCGCATCGAGACCATGCAGATCCCGGTCGACAAGATCCGCGAGGTCATCGGTTCGGGCGGCAAGGTCATCCGCGAGATCGTCGAGAAGACCGGCGCCAAGATCGACATCAACGACGACGGCCTCATCAAGATCGCGTCGGCCGACGGCAAGTCGATCAAGGCGGCCTATAACTGGATCCGTTCCATCGTGGCGGAGCCCGAGATCAACATGATCTACGAGGGCACCGTCGTGAAGGTGATGGAGTTCGGCGCCTTCGTGAACTTCTTCGGTTCGCGCGACGGCCTCGTGCACATCTCGGAGCTCGCCAAGAACCGGGTCGGCAAGGTCACCGACGTGGTCAAGGAAGGCGACAAGGTGAAGGTGAAGTTCCTCGGCACCGACGAGCGCGGCAAGGTCCGCCTCTCCATGAAGGTCGTCGACCAGGAGACGGGCGAGGACATCACCGAGAAGCTGAAGGCCGAAAAGGACGCCGAGCGCGCCGAGCGCGACGCCCAGAAGCAGCCGGCCGGCGAGTAA
- a CDS encoding BA14K family protein: MRHFYLALATTVALGTAAVPASAAETPAASSRVAAPLAALQNGDLQTSYAQWRGRHYGHRGYYGRPGYYGPRHGYYGRPYYRRDYGSAAAAGAIGLATGAIIGGALAQQQAAPVYSAPNSSVSYCMQRFKSYDPASGTYLGYDGVRHPCP, from the coding sequence ATGCGTCATTTCTACTTGGCTCTTGCCACGACAGTGGCTCTTGGAACCGCGGCCGTTCCGGCTTCTGCAGCCGAGACTCCGGCAGCGTCGAGCCGGGTCGCCGCGCCGCTCGCCGCCCTTCAGAACGGCGATCTGCAGACGAGCTACGCCCAATGGCGCGGCCGTCATTACGGCCATCGGGGCTATTATGGGCGCCCGGGCTATTACGGCCCGCGCCACGGATATTACGGCCGTCCCTATTACCGCCGCGATTACGGATCGGCTGCGGCCGCAGGCGCGATCGGTCTTGCGACCGGCGCGATCATCGGCGGGGCGCTCGCCCAGCAGCAGGCCGCTCCCGTCTACAGCGCGCCGAACAGCAGCGTGTCCTACTGCATGCAGCGCTTCAAGTCCTACGACCCGGCCTCCGGCACCTATCTCGGGTATGACGGCGTCCGGCATCCCTGCCCGTAA
- a CDS encoding RNA-binding protein has product MARHEPERTCIVTRAVHPPAELIRFVLGPDGQVVPDLRHKLPGRGVWVLARQDMVEEAVKRRLFARAFKAEVRAPESLAEDIRQALRTDMRQGLALANKAGMVVTGFHKVEATVAEKPLAALIHAAEAAEDGRRKIANQLRKRLGDAISSIPVVQDLSNDELDLALGRSHVIHAALVAGAGSDGFLNRWHRYRAYCGLDADQAGLDFETGEPTILKPAGY; this is encoded by the coding sequence GTGGCGCGGCATGAACCGGAGCGCACCTGCATCGTTACCCGCGCGGTCCACCCGCCGGCGGAGCTGATCCGCTTCGTCCTGGGGCCCGACGGCCAAGTCGTGCCCGATCTGCGGCATAAGCTGCCGGGGCGGGGCGTCTGGGTCCTGGCCCGGCAGGACATGGTCGAGGAGGCGGTGAAGCGCCGTCTCTTCGCCCGGGCCTTCAAGGCCGAGGTCAGGGCGCCCGAGAGCCTCGCGGAGGACATCCGGCAGGCCCTTCGGACGGACATGCGGCAGGGCCTCGCCCTCGCCAACAAGGCCGGAATGGTCGTTACGGGGTTTCACAAGGTTGAGGCTACCGTCGCCGAAAAGCCTCTCGCGGCCCTTATTCATGCCGCAGAAGCGGCCGAAGATGGGCGAAGAAAGATCGCGAACCAGTTGCGAAAACGCCTCGGCGACGCAATATCAAGCATTCCGGTCGTCCAAGATCTGTCAAATGACGAATTGGATTTGGCATTAGGCCGGTCACATGTGATACATGCTGCCCTCGTCGCGGGCGCTGGGAGCGACGGCTTTCTGAACCGCTGGCATCGTTACCGCGCTTATTGCGGCCTCGATGCCGATCAGGCTGGCCTCGATTTCGAGACCGGCGAACCCACGATTTTGAAACCCGCAGGATATTGA
- a CDS encoding RidA family protein has protein sequence MTIQRINPGPRMSGAVVHGNTVYLAGQVAEKTAGQSVAEQTKEILAKIDDLLQQAGTDKSKLLMVNIWITDMATFQEMNAVWDSWVSQGNTPARATVEAKLAAPQFKVEIAVIAAK, from the coding sequence ATGACGATCCAACGCATCAATCCGGGCCCGCGCATGAGCGGCGCCGTCGTTCACGGCAACACGGTCTATCTGGCTGGCCAGGTGGCCGAGAAGACCGCCGGCCAGAGCGTCGCCGAGCAGACCAAGGAAATCCTTGCGAAGATCGATGACCTTCTGCAGCAGGCCGGCACCGACAAGTCGAAGCTCCTGATGGTGAATATCTGGATCACCGACATGGCGACCTTCCAGGAGATGAACGCCGTGTGGGATTCCTGGGTCTCGCAGGGCAACACCCCGGCCCGCGCGACCGTCGAGGCGAAGCTCGCCGCGCCCCAGTTCAAGGTCGAGATCGCGGTCATCGCCGCGAAGTAA
- the rbfA gene encoding 30S ribosome-binding factor RbfA has translation MAKRFENTTGPTQRQQRVAELVRHALAEVLSRGDLQDDVLTKNVITIPEVRMSPDLKLATAYVMPLGGKDVDAVLKALDRNKKVLRQEVARRVNLKFAPDLRFLRDETFEEAARIDALLRSEKVVRDTAKPASDDDNDEQD, from the coding sequence ATGGCCAAACGTTTCGAAAACACCACCGGACCCACCCAGCGCCAGCAGCGCGTCGCCGAACTGGTGCGCCATGCGCTGGCGGAGGTTCTCTCCCGCGGCGACCTTCAGGACGACGTGCTGACGAAGAACGTCATCACGATTCCGGAGGTGCGCATGTCGCCCGACCTCAAGCTCGCCACCGCCTATGTCATGCCGCTCGGCGGCAAGGACGTGGACGCGGTGCTCAAGGCCCTCGACCGCAACAAAAAGGTGCTGCGCCAGGAGGTGGCCCGGCGCGTGAACCTGAAATTCGCGCCGGACCTGCGCTTCCTGCGCGACGAGACCTTCGAGGAGGCCGCCCGCATCGATGCGCTGCTGCGCTCCGAGAAGGTGGTCCGCGACACGGCGAAACCCGCATCCGACGACGATAACGACGAGCAGGATTGA
- a CDS encoding pyridoxamine 5'-phosphate oxidase family protein: MSHLITTQSALDSLYGEVGEASRVKETDRIVPVYRALVEAAPFAVLATCGPEGLDCSPRGDGPGFVRVVDEKTLLLPDRRGNNRIDSLRNIVHDPRIALLFLIPGVGETLRINGRATISADPALLESFSVDGKAPRTVLSIAVEAVFFQCSRAVVRADLWNPDKRIARQTLPSAGQILAALSEGTTGGETYDKALPERVKATLY, from the coding sequence ATGTCGCATCTCATCACAACCCAGTCCGCCCTCGATTCCCTCTACGGCGAGGTCGGCGAGGCCTCCCGGGTCAAGGAGACGGACCGGATCGTGCCGGTCTATCGCGCCCTCGTCGAGGCCGCGCCCTTCGCGGTGCTGGCGACCTGTGGGCCGGAGGGGCTCGACTGCTCGCCCCGCGGCGACGGGCCGGGCTTCGTGCGGGTGGTCGACGAGAAGACCCTGCTGCTGCCTGACCGGCGCGGCAACAACCGCATCGATTCCTTACGCAACATCGTCCACGACCCCCGAATCGCCCTGCTCTTCCTGATCCCGGGCGTGGGCGAGACCCTGCGAATCAATGGCCGCGCCACCATTTCGGCCGACCCGGCCCTGCTTGAGAGCTTTTCGGTCGACGGCAAGGCGCCCAGGACCGTGCTCTCCATCGCGGTCGAGGCAGTGTTCTTCCAATGCTCCCGCGCAGTGGTCCGCGCGGACCTGTGGAACCCGGACAAGCGCATTGCCCGCCAGACCCTGCCGAGCGCCGGCCAGATCCTCGCGGCCCTAAGCGAGGGCACGACAGGCGGCGAAACCTACGACAAGGCGCTGCCGGAACGGGTGAAGGCGACGCTTTATTGA
- the infB gene encoding translation initiation factor IF-2, with the protein MTDTKNPGDKTLHVSSKTLSLKRPVEQGVVRQSFSHGRSKAVVVETVKRRPVGPGGAPEQTKAAPPPAAPAPAQPKPAQPQQGRGQRSGASSSGAQRSGVVLRTLSEQERDARAMALADARRREEDDRKRQEDEARRRVEREAAEAREREAAEARKREEDERRRQEDDRKRRAEDEARRRLGEEAAPAAPARTAAAPAPAGRGPGPRPSGDRERQGGERSGPRPAGSGPRTGFGGPRPGGNDGRRPPSLNHMARPAAPVVPDPATAKPNARTAPPVAARPVEVEDEDGPRTVRRPGTAAKPAAVPKAPKAAPGEERRRGRLTLTAATSGEDERTRSVASFRRRNQRLMGHRQTEQKEKIAREVTIPETITIQELANRMSERAVDVIKFLMKQGQMHKITDVIDADTAQLVAEELGHTVKRVAESDVEEGLFDTPDVDENLQPRPPVVTIMGHVDHGKTSLLDAIRKTNVVSGEAGGITQHIGAYQVTSPLGGKITFIDTPGHAAFTAMRARGAKVTDIVVLVVAADDGVMPQTIEAISHAQAAGVPLIVAINKIDKPEANPQRVRTELLQHSIVVESMGGETLEFEVSAKTGDGLDSLLEGLQLQAEILDLKANGDRSAEGTVIEAKLDRGRGPVATVLVQRGTLHTGDIVVAGAEWGRVRALINDLGSNVKEAGPSVPVEVLGFNGTPEAGDRVAVVESEARAREVTEYRTRQKRERQAARMGSAGRTLADMMRDLKAGAGRKEFPLVVRADVQGSAEAIVGALDKLGTDEVGARVVQAGVGGISESDITLAEASGAIVLGFNVRAHKEAREAAERAGIEIRYYNIIYDLVDDVKAAMSGLLAPTLREERLGEAQILEVFNVSKVGKIAGCRVLDGVVQRGAHVRLIRDNVVIHEGKLSQLKRFKDDAREVTSGQECGMSFENYQDMRVGDLIECYRVEEVKRTL; encoded by the coding sequence ATGACCGATACGAAAAATCCGGGCGACAAGACACTCCACGTGTCGTCCAAGACGCTTTCACTGAAGCGACCCGTCGAACAGGGCGTGGTGCGCCAGAGCTTCTCCCATGGCCGCTCCAAGGCGGTCGTGGTCGAGACCGTGAAGCGTCGCCCCGTCGGCCCCGGCGGAGCCCCTGAGCAGACCAAGGCCGCACCGCCTCCTGCTGCGCCTGCCCCGGCTCAGCCGAAGCCGGCCCAGCCGCAGCAGGGCCGTGGACAGCGCTCGGGAGCCTCCAGCTCCGGTGCGCAGCGGTCCGGTGTCGTGCTGCGCACTCTCTCGGAGCAGGAGCGTGACGCCCGCGCCATGGCGCTGGCCGATGCGCGCCGCCGCGAAGAGGACGATCGCAAGCGCCAGGAAGACGAAGCCCGTCGCCGCGTCGAGCGTGAAGCCGCCGAGGCCCGCGAGCGTGAAGCCGCCGAAGCGCGCAAGCGCGAGGAGGACGAGCGCCGCCGGCAGGAGGACGATCGCAAGCGTCGCGCCGAGGACGAAGCCCGTCGCCGTCTCGGCGAAGAGGCTGCCCCCGCGGCGCCGGCCCGCACGGCCGCCGCACCGGCCCCGGCCGGCCGAGGCCCCGGCCCGCGTCCCTCCGGCGACCGCGAGCGTCAGGGCGGCGAGCGCTCCGGCCCGCGTCCGGCCGGCAGCGGCCCGCGCACGGGATTCGGCGGTCCGCGCCCCGGCGGCAATGACGGCCGCCGTCCCCCGAGCCTCAACCACATGGCCCGTCCGGCGGCTCCGGTCGTTCCGGATCCGGCCACGGCCAAGCCCAATGCCCGCACGGCACCCCCGGTTGCAGCCCGCCCCGTCGAAGTGGAGGACGAGGACGGTCCGCGCACGGTCCGGCGTCCCGGCACTGCGGCGAAGCCCGCGGCCGTGCCGAAGGCCCCCAAGGCAGCTCCCGGCGAGGAGAGGCGGCGCGGCCGCCTGACCCTCACGGCCGCGACTTCGGGCGAGGACGAGCGCACCCGCTCGGTCGCCTCGTTCCGCCGCCGCAACCAGCGCCTCATGGGCCATCGCCAGACGGAGCAGAAGGAAAAGATCGCCCGCGAGGTGACGATCCCCGAGACGATCACCATTCAGGAGCTCGCCAACCGCATGTCGGAGCGCGCCGTGGACGTGATCAAGTTCCTCATGAAGCAGGGCCAGATGCACAAGATCACCGACGTGATCGATGCGGATACCGCCCAGCTCGTGGCGGAGGAGCTCGGCCACACGGTGAAGCGCGTCGCCGAATCGGACGTCGAGGAAGGCCTCTTCGATACGCCGGACGTGGACGAGAACCTGCAGCCGCGCCCGCCCGTCGTGACCATCATGGGCCACGTCGACCACGGCAAGACCTCGCTTCTCGACGCGATCCGCAAGACCAACGTGGTCTCCGGCGAGGCCGGCGGCATCACGCAGCATATCGGCGCCTATCAGGTGACCTCGCCGCTGGGCGGCAAGATCACCTTCATCGACACCCCCGGTCACGCGGCCTTCACGGCCATGCGCGCCCGTGGTGCCAAGGTGACGGATATCGTCGTGCTGGTCGTCGCTGCCGATGACGGCGTCATGCCGCAGACGATCGAGGCGATCTCCCACGCCCAGGCGGCCGGCGTGCCGCTGATCGTGGCGATCAACAAGATCGACAAGCCCGAGGCCAACCCGCAGCGGGTCCGCACAGAGTTGCTCCAGCACTCCATCGTCGTGGAGTCGATGGGCGGCGAGACCCTCGAATTCGAGGTCTCGGCCAAGACCGGTGACGGCCTCGACAGCCTGCTCGAGGGTCTGCAGCTCCAGGCCGAAATCCTCGACCTGAAGGCGAATGGCGACCGTTCGGCGGAAGGCACGGTCATCGAGGCGAAGCTCGATCGTGGCCGCGGCCCCGTCGCCACCGTCCTCGTCCAGCGCGGTACGCTGCACACGGGCGACATCGTGGTGGCCGGCGCCGAATGGGGTCGCGTGCGCGCCCTCATCAACGATCTCGGCAGCAACGTGAAGGAAGCCGGACCCTCGGTTCCGGTGGAGGTGCTGGGCTTCAACGGCACGCCGGAGGCGGGCGACCGCGTCGCGGTGGTCGAGTCCGAAGCCCGTGCCCGCGAGGTCACCGAGTACCGGACGCGCCAGAAGCGCGAACGTCAGGCCGCCCGCATGGGTTCGGCCGGACGGACGCTCGCCGACATGATGCGCGACCTGAAGGCCGGAGCCGGCCGGAAGGAGTTCCCGCTCGTGGTCCGTGCGGACGTGCAGGGCTCGGCGGAAGCCATCGTGGGTGCTCTCGACAAGCTCGGCACCGACGAGGTCGGGGCCCGCGTGGTCCAGGCCGGCGTCGGCGGCATCTCGGAATCGGACATCACCCTGGCCGAGGCCTCGGGCGCCATCGTGCTCGGCTTCAACGTGCGTGCGCACAAGGAAGCCCGCGAGGCGGCCGAACGGGCCGGGATCGAGATCCGCTACTACAACATCATCTACGACCTCGTGGATGACGTGAAGGCGGCGATGTCGGGCCTTCTCGCCCCGACGCTCCGGGAGGAGCGGCTCGGCGAGGCTCAGATCCTCGAGGTGTTCAACGTGTCCAAGGTCGGCAAGATCGCCGGCTGCCGCGTCCTCGACGGCGTGGTGCAGCGCGGCGCCCATGTCCGGCTCATCCGCGACAATGTGGTCATCCACGAGGGCAAGCTGTCCCAGCTCAAGCGCTTCAAGGACGATGCCCGCGAGGTCACGTCCGGTCAGGAATGCGGTATGTCCTTCGAGAACTACCAGGACATGCGCGTCGGCGACCTGATCGAGTGCTACCGTGTCGAAGAGGTGAAGCGGACGCTGTAA